One segment of Candidatus Gorgyraea atricola DNA contains the following:
- the rplC gene encoding 50S ribosomal protein L3: MKLGLLGKKLGMTQVFTEDGVFVPVTVIEAGPCTVLNVLENKVLLGFGKKKAKNTSRSEKGLYKKANAEPNAFVKELPFDAGEGVSVGKKVTVDIFKEKDFVDIAGTSIGKGFQGGVKRWGWAGGPKSHGGMHHRRVGSIGGSSYPSRVWKGLHLPGRMGNKRRTVQNLEIIKVYKEKNILLVKGAVPGSKNGYLEIRAAKKRLLVRDKQQVTSDKGKDGTGKEKDKKKG, translated from the coding sequence ATGAAACTAGGTTTATTAGGTAAAAAATTAGGGATGACGCAGGTTTTTACAGAAGATGGGGTATTTGTACCTGTTACTGTGATAGAGGCAGGTCCTTGCACGGTTTTAAATGTGCTTGAAAATAAGGTCTTGCTTGGGTTTGGCAAGAAAAAGGCAAAGAATACTTCTCGTTCAGAAAAGGGTCTATATAAAAAGGCAAATGCAGAACCAAATGCCTTTGTCAAGGAGCTGCCTTTTGATGCTGGCGAAGGTGTCAGCGTTGGTAAGAAAGTCACGGTGGATATATTTAAGGAAAAGGATTTTGTTGATATAGCAGGCACTTCTATAGGTAAGGGGTTTCAAGGTGGTGTAAAGCGATGGGGTTGGGCTGGCGGTCCAAAGAGCCATGGTGGAATGCATCATCGAAGAGTAGGTTCTATAGGAGGCAGCTCTTATCCTTCCAGGGTATGGAAGGGTTTACATCTTCCTGGCCGTATGGGCAACAAGAGAAGGACAGTTCAGAATCTTGAGATCATTAAGGTATATAAGGAAAAGAATATATTATTGGTCAAGGGCGCAGTGCCGGGCTCGAAGAATGGGTACCTGGAGATACGCGCGGCGAAAAAGAGGCTTTTGGTCAGGG